Proteins encoded together in one Thermoplasmatales archaeon BRNA1 window:
- a CDS encoding Superfamily II DNA and RNA helicase — translation MRAVRSAGWTEPTPVQTAAIPVGLNGEDLFAQAQTGTGKTGTYGSIILSRTEAGSAGPTSLILVPTRELATQVAEELDRLSKYSRHTSLPIYGGVSIENQVKELKKGADVIVATPGRLKDLIERKSVNLSEISIVVLDEADRMLDMGFAPSVNMILNRLPKKRQTMMFSATMPDDVRKMAVKYMINYREILVSKDEPTLDLTAQYFIMTNRDSKRDELIHIIEDGYPKMMVFCRTKRKVDFLTRKMKRDKYSVEGIHGDVGQSKRERIIQEFKDGDLKVLIASDVASRGLDIDGVDVVVNFDIPVDPETYIHRIGRTGRAGNTGRAITFVTEDDIKQLNAIEKAVGRRIVELPFTSDKYEYVPVEEPKKRAKEIKQRNAAKKVAAETAAKAPEKAARLRKTVEAAEEGGRKKTARTLSGALDRPVKGKAKKAQREQPREEPKAPVRVKEPEVKKVVKEPPREEPKPEPVQETGGRFVYTPQGVPKNPRPLHAYVQIDRAPAPEKDMTMDRLELSIGSNDGVTVDNLAKFIVRVAGIAPKDIGNIHVYADKSRVQVVRWRSQEVVDEVFGQTFNDKRRVLITNLSDKRL, via the coding sequence TTGAGGGCCGTCAGATCCGCAGGATGGACCGAACCCACCCCTGTTCAGACCGCTGCCATTCCCGTCGGCCTCAACGGCGAGGACCTTTTCGCCCAGGCACAGACCGGGACCGGTAAGACAGGGACATACGGTTCGATCATACTCAGCAGGACGGAGGCCGGTTCCGCCGGCCCCACCTCGCTGATCCTCGTGCCCACCCGCGAGCTCGCGACCCAGGTCGCGGAGGAGCTCGACAGGCTGTCCAAGTACAGCAGGCACACGTCCCTCCCCATCTACGGAGGGGTCAGCATTGAGAACCAGGTCAAGGAGCTCAAGAAGGGGGCCGACGTCATCGTCGCCACCCCCGGCAGGCTCAAGGACCTCATCGAACGCAAATCCGTGAACCTCTCGGAGATATCCATCGTCGTCCTCGATGAGGCGGACAGGATGCTCGACATGGGATTCGCACCCAGCGTCAACATGATCCTCAACCGTCTCCCCAAGAAAAGGCAGACGATGATGTTCTCCGCCACCATGCCGGACGACGTCCGCAAAATGGCCGTGAAGTACATGATCAACTACAGGGAGATCCTCGTCTCCAAGGACGAGCCCACCCTGGACCTGACCGCGCAGTACTTCATCATGACCAACCGCGATTCCAAGAGGGACGAGCTCATCCACATCATCGAGGACGGATACCCGAAGATGATGGTGTTCTGCAGGACCAAGCGCAAGGTAGACTTCCTCACCCGCAAGATGAAGAGGGACAAGTACAGCGTCGAGGGGATCCACGGCGACGTGGGGCAGAGCAAGCGCGAACGCATCATCCAGGAGTTCAAGGACGGGGACCTGAAGGTCCTTATCGCCAGCGATGTAGCATCCAGGGGACTGGACATCGACGGCGTCGATGTGGTGGTGAACTTCGATATCCCCGTCGATCCCGAGACCTACATCCACCGCATCGGAAGGACCGGCAGAGCAGGGAACACCGGAAGGGCGATCACCTTCGTCACCGAAGACGACATCAAGCAGCTGAACGCCATCGAGAAGGCTGTCGGCAGGCGCATCGTCGAGCTCCCGTTCACTTCCGATAAGTACGAGTACGTGCCCGTCGAGGAGCCCAAGAAGAGAGCCAAGGAGATCAAGCAGCGCAACGCTGCTAAGAAGGTTGCCGCGGAGACCGCTGCCAAGGCCCCGGAGAAGGCCGCTAGGCTCAGGAAAACCGTGGAGGCAGCGGAGGAGGGAGGAAGGAAGAAGACCGCCCGTACCCTCTCCGGAGCCCTCGACAGGCCCGTCAAGGGAAAGGCCAAGAAAGCCCAGAGGGAGCAGCCCAGGGAAGAGCCAAAGGCCCCCGTCAGGGTAAAAGAGCCAGAGGTCAAGAAAGTCGTTAAAGAGCCGCCCAGGGAGGAGCCCAAGCCCGAGCCCGTCCAGGAGACCGGGGGGAGGTTCGTCTACACCCCCCAGGGCGTTCCCAAGAACCCCAGGCCCCTCCATGCTTACGTCCAGATCGACAGGGCGCCCGCCCCAGAGAAGGACATGACAATGGACCGTCTCGAGCTCTCCATCGGATCCAACGACGGCGTCACCGTCGACAACCTGGCGAAGTTCATCGTCAGGGTCGCAGGTATCGCCCCCAAGGACATCGGCAACATTCATGTGTATGCCGACAAGTCCAGGGTCCAGGTCGTGAGGTGGCGCTCCCAGGAGGTCGTCGACGAGGTCTTCGGACAGACCTTCAACGACAAGCGCCGCGTTCTCATCACTAACCTCTCCGACAAGAGGCTCTGA
- a CDS encoding putative metal-binding protein encodes MKMTTYGIALDIGTSGLRCQAIDLETEETVATAITQRHPIPGMNVIDHVNYAMKSGEENATGLIRTAANQLFHALGVDLSKVVRIGVCGNTFQMSLFQGIEIRDLAFAGQNMLDRLGVVPPKRDGVVLPAKDVGITDVSPECVVIIPPAVRHEIGADAIAMLLMTNVHKSKEPCLVVDYGTNAEMALICGDGRIITGSAAAGPAMEGQEIERGMLAAPGAISDIDITDEGWQCTVLDDNMIDRTGDLIDPMTGKTVKKGEVDAIGITGTGTVAALYCGIQKGIINPPEIKTEDGRLHLQNGIDITSHDVDEAGKAIGAMRAGFLTLLNAAGMWTGDVKTAYMSGASGLYVDAIKAQQIGMVVPGATKLIQFGNTSIEMARRIAMNKVDLDFLRSFAESLKAEHCMFATSEVFKNIYSIEYSVWCSSMPMSMYNEMLEMYGLPAMTEPQGKVTVERKSMTDLPDTDKCPVKVVASGTFLKGEIDGCVFCKKCMKECPEQALEIRKEGDVSVAYCMSDRCAGTACRRCERACPKNVLHMDNLVLQL; translated from the coding sequence ATGAAAATGACCACATACGGAATTGCACTAGACATTGGAACCAGCGGTCTCCGCTGTCAGGCGATCGATCTCGAGACCGAGGAGACCGTGGCGACTGCCATCACCCAGCGCCACCCCATCCCCGGGATGAACGTCATCGACCACGTCAACTACGCGATGAAATCCGGAGAGGAGAACGCCACCGGACTCATCAGGACCGCTGCCAACCAGCTCTTCCACGCCCTCGGTGTCGACCTCTCCAAGGTAGTCCGCATCGGAGTGTGCGGAAACACCTTCCAGATGTCCCTCTTCCAGGGCATCGAGATCAGGGATCTGGCATTCGCCGGACAGAACATGCTCGACAGGCTCGGCGTCGTTCCCCCCAAGAGGGACGGCGTGGTCCTCCCCGCCAAGGATGTCGGCATCACCGACGTATCCCCCGAATGCGTGGTCATCATTCCTCCCGCGGTCAGGCACGAGATCGGAGCGGACGCAATCGCGATGCTCCTGATGACCAACGTCCACAAGTCCAAGGAGCCCTGCCTCGTCGTCGACTACGGAACCAATGCCGAGATGGCGCTCATCTGCGGAGACGGCAGGATCATCACCGGTTCCGCCGCGGCGGGACCCGCCATGGAGGGACAGGAGATCGAGAGGGGAATGCTAGCAGCCCCCGGAGCCATCTCCGACATCGACATCACCGACGAGGGATGGCAGTGCACCGTCCTCGACGACAACATGATCGACCGCACCGGGGACCTCATCGACCCCATGACCGGCAAGACCGTAAAGAAGGGAGAGGTCGACGCGATCGGGATCACCGGAACCGGAACCGTCGCCGCCCTCTACTGCGGTATCCAGAAGGGGATCATCAACCCGCCCGAGATCAAGACCGAGGACGGAAGGCTCCACCTTCAGAACGGCATCGACATCACCTCCCACGACGTGGACGAGGCCGGAAAGGCCATCGGCGCCATGAGGGCGGGATTCCTCACCCTCCTGAACGCCGCAGGGATGTGGACCGGGGATGTGAAGACCGCCTACATGTCCGGGGCATCCGGACTGTACGTCGACGCCATCAAGGCCCAGCAGATCGGAATGGTGGTTCCCGGAGCCACCAAGCTCATCCAGTTCGGAAACACCTCCATCGAGATGGCCCGCAGGATCGCTATGAACAAGGTCGATCTGGACTTCCTCAGGTCCTTCGCCGAGTCCCTGAAGGCCGAGCACTGCATGTTCGCAACCTCCGAGGTCTTCAAGAACATCTACTCCATCGAGTACTCCGTCTGGTGCTCCAGCATGCCCATGTCCATGTACAACGAGATGCTGGAGATGTACGGACTCCCCGCTATGACCGAGCCACAGGGGAAGGTCACCGTCGAGAGGAAGTCCATGACCGACCTCCCCGACACTGACAAGTGCCCCGTCAAGGTCGTTGCATCCGGAACCTTCCTGAAGGGAGAGATCGACGGCTGCGTCTTCTGCAAGAAGTGCATGAAGGAGTGCCCCGAACAGGCCCTCGAGATCAGGAAGGAGGGCGACGTGTCCGTCGCATACTGCATGTCCGACCGCTGTGCCGGAACCGCATGCAGGCGCTGCGAGAGGGCATGCCCCAAGAATGTCCTCCACATGGACAACCTGGTCCTCCAGCTCTGA
- a CDS encoding Carbamoylphosphate synthase large subunit, with product MGGALQGIEAVYLAQKAGYETFVLDRREDAPARSISDSSATIDVVAEPEKAMKLLSDCDAVIPALENLDALQKLDSMKSGFGGPFLFDLNAYDISCSKERSNQIMADLGVPLPRPYPECGFPIIVKPSGQSGSVGVSEVNNEEEMEMALQKVKDLNDTPVIQEFVHGKSLSIETIGNGKTAQAYITTEVVLDENYDCKQVLCQPGILSDEEDTRFGMCIKQVAEAIHLNGLMDMEAIGDKNGFRVLEIDARIPSQTPACILAGTSINLLDELYRAASGQESSAKNTRRWSSYEHFHINGPVMKSCGEKVFSHVDHPRILRGMFGADEMITDYEPGKNEWYVTMINSGKDKEELFWKRKDAINEIIRDCEIEDFIDSTPKVV from the coding sequence GTGGGAGGTGCCCTACAGGGTATTGAGGCCGTTTATCTCGCCCAGAAGGCAGGTTATGAGACCTTCGTTCTGGACAGGAGAGAGGACGCGCCCGCACGCAGCATCTCGGATTCTTCGGCGACTATAGATGTCGTTGCCGAGCCCGAGAAGGCTATGAAACTCCTTTCCGACTGCGACGCCGTCATACCTGCGCTGGAGAATCTGGACGCCCTTCAGAAACTGGATTCCATGAAATCCGGCTTCGGCGGGCCGTTCCTTTTCGATCTTAACGCGTATGATATCTCATGCTCCAAGGAGAGGTCCAATCAGATCATGGCGGACCTCGGGGTTCCCCTTCCCAGGCCGTATCCGGAGTGCGGCTTCCCGATAATCGTGAAGCCCTCCGGACAGAGCGGCAGCGTCGGGGTGTCCGAAGTCAACAACGAGGAGGAGATGGAGATGGCCCTCCAGAAGGTCAAGGACCTGAACGACACCCCGGTCATCCAGGAGTTCGTCCATGGGAAGAGCCTCTCCATCGAGACCATCGGCAACGGGAAGACCGCCCAGGCCTACATCACCACCGAGGTCGTCCTCGACGAGAACTACGACTGCAAACAGGTCCTCTGCCAGCCCGGCATACTGTCGGACGAGGAGGACACCCGCTTCGGCATGTGCATCAAACAGGTTGCCGAGGCGATCCACCTCAACGGACTGATGGACATGGAGGCTATCGGCGACAAGAACGGGTTCCGCGTACTCGAGATCGATGCGAGGATCCCCAGCCAGACCCCCGCCTGTATCCTTGCGGGAACGTCCATCAACCTCCTCGACGAGCTCTACCGCGCCGCATCCGGCCAGGAGAGCAGCGCTAAGAACACCCGCAGATGGTCCTCATACGAGCACTTCCACATCAACGGACCCGTCATGAAATCCTGCGGAGAGAAGGTGTTCTCCCACGTGGACCACCCCCGGATCCTCCGCGGCATGTTCGGTGCCGACGAGATGATCACGGACTACGAGCCGGGCAAGAACGAGTGGTACGTCACCATGATCAACAGCGGTAAGGACAAGGAGGAGCTCTTCTGGAAGAGGAAGGACGCCATCAACGAGATCATCCGCGACTGCGAGATCGAGGACTTCATCGACAGCACCCCGAAGGTGGTGTGA
- a CDS encoding Seryl-tRNA synthetase, which translates to MKYTDAQIQKLREYGNGDYSGAEFDDASARDKAFSRDMSAATKDNEAKIQAMFSKPDRPALTRLMADIAAALTAEGFIEVRTPIMITKDALTRMTITPGRPLYKQVFWIDDNRALRPMLAPSLYSVMRSLRDHTDGPVKIFEMGPCFRRESHSGMHLEEFTMLNLVDMGPNEDAIETLKKYIDVVMKVVGLENYDLVQEESDVYKETIDVEINGQEVCSAAVGPHYLDAAHDVHEPWSGAGFGLERLLALREKYSTVRKAGASVSYLNGAKIN; encoded by the coding sequence ATGAAGTACACCGATGCACAGATTCAGAAACTCAGGGAATATGGCAACGGTGACTACTCCGGTGCCGAGTTTGACGATGCGTCCGCCAGGGACAAGGCTTTTTCCAGGGACATGTCGGCGGCCACCAAGGACAACGAGGCCAAGATCCAGGCAATGTTCTCAAAGCCCGACAGGCCCGCCCTCACCAGGCTCATGGCTGACATCGCAGCGGCGCTCACCGCCGAGGGATTCATAGAGGTCCGCACCCCTATCATGATCACCAAGGACGCCCTCACCAGGATGACCATCACCCCTGGCCGTCCCCTCTACAAGCAGGTGTTCTGGATCGATGACAACAGGGCCCTCAGGCCCATGCTGGCACCTTCGCTTTATTCTGTCATGAGGAGCCTTCGCGACCACACCGACGGCCCCGTGAAGATATTTGAGATGGGGCCCTGCTTCCGCAGGGAGTCCCACTCCGGGATGCATCTCGAGGAGTTCACCATGCTCAACCTCGTGGACATGGGACCCAACGAGGATGCCATCGAGACCCTGAAGAAGTACATCGACGTCGTCATGAAGGTCGTGGGTCTCGAGAATTACGATCTTGTCCAGGAGGAGTCGGACGTCTACAAGGAGACAATCGATGTGGAGATCAACGGCCAGGAGGTCTGCTCCGCAGCCGTCGGACCCCACTACCTGGATGCAGCTCACGATGTCCACGAGCCGTGGTCCGGGGCGGGATTCGGCCTGGAGCGCCTTCTCGCACTCAGGGAGAAGTACAGCACCGTCCGCAAGGCGGGAGCCAGCGTCAGCTACCTGAACGGCGCGAAGATAAACTGA
- a CDS encoding Monomethylamine methyltransferase MtmB, whose amino-acid sequence MTAPKCVDIFDAYTRFNNGKKVREDAWDYVTVPTNALAMKEKYDINFTDDIVPEDEDLCDRLFQAGLDMLVTTGFYNTTLGRVLYLTEDEILEGIRRAPKRLRLGSGKDMVVCEARQGNVPKAPIIEAGPTGAPVSEDIFSEMIRSYAQEPVVDTIVSGVLDTVCHQASSTNTPWEIRATLAEIRHIREACSLCGRPGMGIOGPETPLSSAGRLSADLTEWGMRKEDLHECSQLNELKIDTNLMNMIAGWKTNGDIIMVEQMPIFGGYSGGMEETAICDIACTLASFSMMDCDLHLDGPIHIRWGSTTTRETLKIAAHVAAAVDLNTDLLLGNQYYTLAGPCTEMCLLETAAQAVADTVSGRELISGPAAAKGVVKDKTTGMEARMMGEAAIAAAGMDVGEANAVLDNIISLYEKDFARPPPGKRFQDCYDVTTVTPSKEYMDIYDKVIETLNKCGLRI is encoded by the coding sequence ATGACCGCGCCCAAATGTGTTGATATTTTCGATGCATATACTCGTTTCAACAACGGGAAAAAGGTGCGCGAGGATGCCTGGGATTACGTTACCGTACCCACCAACGCCCTGGCGATGAAGGAGAAATACGACATCAACTTCACCGACGATATCGTACCGGAGGACGAGGACCTCTGCGATCGCCTGTTCCAGGCAGGCCTGGACATGCTCGTTACCACCGGATTCTACAACACCACGCTCGGAAGGGTCCTGTATCTAACCGAGGACGAGATCCTCGAGGGGATCCGCCGTGCCCCCAAGCGCCTCAGACTGGGGAGCGGGAAGGACATGGTGGTCTGTGAGGCCAGACAGGGTAACGTCCCCAAGGCCCCGATAATCGAGGCCGGACCTACCGGTGCCCCCGTTTCCGAGGACATATTCTCCGAGATGATCCGGTCCTACGCACAGGAGCCTGTCGTCGATACCATCGTCAGCGGCGTCCTCGATACCGTCTGCCATCAGGCATCTTCGACCAACACTCCCTGGGAGATCCGCGCCACCCTTGCCGAGATCAGGCACATACGCGAAGCATGTTCCCTATGCGGACGCCCCGGGATGGGGATCTAGGGCCCGGAGACCCCGCTGTCATCCGCGGGACGTCTCAGCGCAGATCTCACCGAATGGGGTATGCGCAAGGAGGACCTCCACGAGTGCTCCCAGCTGAACGAGCTGAAGATCGACACCAATCTGATGAACATGATTGCCGGATGGAAGACAAACGGCGACATCATCATGGTCGAGCAGATGCCCATCTTCGGAGGATACAGCGGAGGGATGGAGGAGACCGCGATCTGCGACATCGCATGTACTCTGGCATCCTTCAGCATGATGGACTGCGACCTGCACCTGGACGGACCCATCCACATCAGATGGGGTTCCACCACCACTAGGGAGACCCTGAAGATCGCGGCTCATGTGGCGGCCGCCGTAGACCTCAATACCGATCTCCTTCTGGGTAACCAGTACTACACCCTGGCCGGCCCCTGCACCGAGATGTGCCTCCTGGAGACCGCCGCACAGGCGGTAGCGGACACCGTTTCTGGAAGGGAGCTCATATCCGGTCCCGCCGCTGCGAAGGGGGTCGTAAAGGACAAGACCACCGGGATGGAGGCCAGGATGATGGGTGAAGCGGCCATCGCCGCTGCCGGAATGGATGTCGGGGAGGCCAACGCGGTGCTTGACAACATCATCAGTCTTTACGAGAAGGATTTCGCAAGACCCCCGCCGGGAAAGAGGTTCCAGGACTGCTACGATGTCACAACCGTGACGCCGTCCAAAGAGTACATGGACATCTACGACAAAGTCATCGAGACCCTCAATAAGTGCGGTCTCAGAATATGA
- a CDS encoding Monomethylamine methyltransferase MtmB, producing the protein MAATRALTVCDTFDRFKKGKKVEESEWDYTIIPQNATALKEKYKIDFGNEFIPEDNESKNALFQAGLEMLVETGFYCTDMKKVMHVTEEEVWEGIYKTPKKLILGEGRDIARFYPRHGNSPVKPIIQGGPTGSPISEDVFVQVMQSYAQEAVVDDLVDGVMTTLEGHPAKSGTPYEIRATMAELRATQEARERAGRPGLGVOGPETPLTEAARLAADMKHAGHRVTDAHECSQLNELKMDMCGLNMLAGWTVNGDTIMIEQMPIFGGYTGGMEETAICDVATTLASFALFNGNFHLDGPIHIRWGTTTNRESLQIAAHACAAVDNNTDLLLANQYYPMAGPCTEMCLIETAVQAINDTGSGRELLSGSAAAKGVVQDKTTGMEARAMGVAAMTAAGMKVSDLNEIIETLVSEYEQHYNDAPAGKRFQECYDVLTVKPTQEYLDVYDKAMQHLRDAGLPIKH; encoded by the coding sequence ATGGCAGCAACCAGAGCACTGACCGTTTGCGACACATTTGACAGGTTCAAGAAGGGAAAGAAAGTCGAGGAGAGCGAGTGGGACTACACCATCATCCCTCAGAACGCGACCGCCCTGAAAGAGAAGTACAAGATCGACTTCGGAAACGAGTTCATCCCCGAGGACAACGAGTCCAAGAACGCCCTGTTCCAGGCCGGACTCGAGATGCTCGTCGAGACCGGATTCTACTGCACTGACATGAAGAAGGTCATGCACGTCACTGAGGAAGAGGTCTGGGAGGGAATCTACAAGACCCCCAAGAAGCTCATCCTCGGAGAGGGAAGGGACATCGCCCGCTTCTACCCGAGGCACGGCAACAGCCCCGTCAAGCCCATCATCCAGGGAGGACCTACCGGATCCCCGATTTCCGAGGACGTCTTCGTCCAGGTCATGCAGTCCTACGCCCAGGAAGCAGTCGTCGACGACCTCGTCGACGGTGTCATGACCACCCTCGAGGGACACCCCGCTAAATCCGGAACCCCCTACGAGATCCGCGCCACCATGGCGGAGCTCAGGGCTACCCAGGAAGCACGTGAGAGGGCCGGACGCCCCGGACTCGGTGTATAGGGACCTGAGACCCCTCTGACCGAGGCTGCTCGTCTCGCCGCTGACATGAAGCACGCCGGACACCGCGTCACCGACGCCCACGAGTGCTCCCAGCTCAACGAGCTCAAGATGGACATGTGCGGACTGAACATGCTCGCCGGATGGACCGTCAACGGAGACACCATCATGATCGAGCAGATGCCCATCTTCGGTGGATACACCGGAGGAATGGAGGAGACCGCAATCTGCGACGTTGCAACCACCCTTGCATCCTTCGCACTCTTCAACGGAAACTTCCACCTCGACGGACCTATCCACATCCGCTGGGGAACCACCACCAACAGGGAGTCCCTGCAGATCGCAGCACACGCCTGCGCCGCAGTCGACAACAACACCGACCTGCTGCTGGCCAACCAGTACTACCCGATGGCTGGACCCTGCACCGAGATGTGCCTCATCGAGACCGCCGTCCAGGCGATCAACGACACCGGTTCCGGAAGGGAGCTCCTCTCCGGATCCGCAGCCGCAAAGGGAGTCGTCCAGGACAAGACCACCGGAATGGAAGCCCGCGCAATGGGAGTCGCCGCAATGACCGCAGCCGGAATGAAGGTCTCCGACCTCAACGAGATCATCGAGACCCTCGTCTCCGAGTACGAGCAGCACTACAACGACGCTCCTGCCGGAAAGAGGTTCCAGGAGTGCTACGATGTCCTCACCGTCAAGCCGACCCAGGAGTACCTGGACGTCTACGACAAGGCAATGCAGCACCTCCGCGACGCCGGACTGCCCATCAAGCACTGA
- a CDS encoding putative cobalamin binding protein translates to MSDTDAIIADLKKSIETWNVALVKEATQKAIDAKIPVNDIMDKGLGKGMETIGVRFDAAEIYLPQVVAASKTMEVALKMLEPLMAGSGGVTKGTVVMGTVEGDIHEIGKNVCCAMLRGAGYNVIDIGPDADSDAFLEAAEDNDATILGGSALMTTTLEAQRELVIANKEAGGNYKCIFGGAPCSKEWCDEIGADGYSETGAEIIGLCDKLMS, encoded by the coding sequence ATGAGCGACACTGACGCAATTATCGCCGATCTGAAAAAGTCCATCGAGACTTGGAACGTTGCCCTCGTTAAGGAGGCCACCCAGAAAGCAATCGATGCGAAGATCCCTGTCAACGACATCATGGACAAGGGACTCGGAAAGGGAATGGAGACCATCGGAGTCCGCTTCGACGCGGCAGAAATCTACCTGCCTCAGGTCGTTGCAGCTTCCAAGACCATGGAGGTCGCACTCAAGATGCTCGAGCCTCTGATGGCCGGATCCGGAGGAGTCACCAAGGGAACCGTTGTCATGGGAACCGTCGAGGGAGACATCCACGAGATCGGAAAGAACGTCTGCTGCGCCATGCTCCGCGGAGCCGGATACAACGTTATCGACATCGGACCCGACGCAGACTCTGACGCATTCCTGGAGGCAGCCGAGGACAACGATGCGACCATCCTCGGAGGATCTGCTCTCATGACCACCACCCTCGAGGCACAGAGGGAGCTCGTCATCGCCAACAAGGAGGCCGGTGGCAACTACAAGTGCATCTTCGGAGGAGCACCCTGCTCCAAGGAGTGGTGCGACGAGATCGGAGCAGACGGATACTCCGAGACCGGTGCAGAGATCATCGGACTTTGCGACAAGCTGATGAGCTGA
- a CDS encoding Membrane transporter of cations and cationic drugs, producing the protein MVTLEGKSRLAVAWIVLVMGGVFQIGWSIGVDYTDSFTNIGWDLVTIVFLVISMVCMEWPMRNGIAFTTAYAVWIGVGVVLTVVVSHLLGLETITIAMALCLMVTIAGVVGLKATPVEYLDPKPEEKE; encoded by the coding sequence ATGGTCACGCTTGAAGGAAAGTCGAGGCTCGCCGTCGCATGGATCGTCTTGGTCATGGGAGGAGTCTTCCAGATCGGATGGTCCATCGGAGTGGACTACACCGACAGTTTCACCAACATCGGCTGGGACCTGGTAACCATTGTATTTCTGGTCATCAGCATGGTGTGCATGGAGTGGCCCATGCGCAACGGCATAGCGTTCACCACCGCATACGCGGTATGGATCGGAGTCGGAGTGGTGCTTACGGTCGTAGTGTCGCATCTGCTCGGTCTCGAGACCATCACGATCGCCATGGCGCTGTGCCTTATGGTGACAATCGCCGGGGTCGTCGGACTCAAGGCAACTCCCGTCGAATACCTCGACCCGAAGCCCGAAGAGAAGGAGTGA
- a CDS encoding Membrane transporter of cations and cationic drugs: protein MDKSENFKYKGWGIAAVVLVLLCLYLLAVAVAVIGPGVSYAILAGIGAIGIVVIGRVLYREKLTPRRMMFVGMIVAGIIGVRLVSGGVF, encoded by the coding sequence TTGGACAAGTCCGAGAACTTCAAGTACAAGGGCTGGGGAATCGCAGCCGTCGTTCTGGTGCTGCTCTGCCTATACCTTCTTGCAGTTGCGGTCGCGGTCATCGGTCCCGGAGTATCCTACGCCATCCTAGCGGGAATCGGAGCCATCGGTATCGTGGTAATCGGCCGTGTGCTCTACCGCGAGAAGCTCACACCCCGCAGGATGATGTTCGTCGGGATGATCGTAGCCGGCATAATCGGCGTCAGACTGGTTTCCGGAGGTGTGTTCTGA
- a CDS encoding Integral membrane protein DUF6, with translation MKDIDVFIKENHKKKFRFGIIAALLCAIYWGVWYVPGYAIWEMPDFLPAAMDNMIADGYGDDVTYTMACILLCLVNAIIDTLILFIWNGALGKIGELKRTFIEFKAANVYFVYAGICGAGAVFGTYVAAQFLNPGFAAVAGVLYALVGTIMSVLYLHQKVTKRGYIAVIIMIVGAFVLFAGTIFGGAESSNMFLGVLGGAMCAICWGLEGTFAGKALDYCEPDIGIQLRFFWETILWIIVCVVLAISGVPIFSTISTVVTDPYILLAVFLLGFSFAWCYVTWYKSFPFIGVARGQAIGSLYAACSIIFMVLFFGVDSAIGGHDMAHVLPTIGGLLICLFGSYLIATEDAEGLVSLKDDSIMGGA, from the coding sequence ATGAAGGATATTGACGTTTTCATCAAGGAAAATCACAAGAAGAAGTTCAGATTTGGTATCATTGCGGCACTCCTATGCGCTATCTACTGGGGAGTTTGGTATGTTCCCGGTTATGCAATCTGGGAGATGCCCGACTTCCTCCCCGCAGCAATGGACAACATGATTGCTGACGGATACGGAGACGATGTCACCTACACGATGGCTTGCATCCTGCTTTGTCTGGTCAACGCCATCATCGATACCCTGATCCTCTTCATTTGGAACGGAGCACTTGGAAAGATCGGTGAGCTGAAGAGAACTTTCATCGAGTTCAAGGCCGCCAACGTCTACTTCGTGTACGCTGGTATCTGCGGAGCAGGAGCAGTTTTCGGAACCTATGTCGCAGCGCAGTTCCTCAACCCGGGATTCGCTGCCGTCGCCGGTGTCCTGTACGCCCTTGTCGGTACCATCATGTCCGTTCTGTACCTTCACCAGAAGGTTACCAAGAGGGGATACATCGCAGTCATCATCATGATCGTCGGAGCCTTCGTTCTCTTCGCGGGAACCATCTTCGGAGGAGCCGAGTCTTCCAACATGTTCCTCGGAGTTCTCGGAGGAGCCATGTGCGCTATCTGCTGGGGACTTGAGGGAACCTTCGCCGGAAAGGCACTCGACTACTGCGAGCCTGATATCGGAATCCAGCTGAGGTTCTTCTGGGAGACCATTCTGTGGATCATCGTCTGTGTCGTTCTCGCGATCAGCGGAGTCCCGATCTTCTCCACCATCAGCACCGTCGTTACCGATCCTTACATCCTGCTGGCCGTCTTCCTGCTGGGATTCTCCTTTGCCTGGTGCTACGTTACCTGGTACAAGTCCTTCCCGTTCATCGGAGTCGCCCGTGGACAGGCTATCGGTTCTCTCTACGCTGCGTGTTCGATCATCTTCATGGTCCTGTTCTTCGGTGTGGACAGCGCAATCGGCGGACACGACATGGCACACGTGCTGCCTACCATCGGTGGACTGCTGATTTGTCTGTTCGGTAGTTACCTGATTGCCACGGAGGATGCTGAAGGGCTAGTCAGTCTGAAGGACGATTCTATCATGGGAGGTGCGTGA